The Salvia miltiorrhiza cultivar Shanhuang (shh) chromosome 1, IMPLAD_Smil_shh, whole genome shotgun sequence genome has a window encoding:
- the LOC130995296 gene encoding AT-hook motif nuclear-localized protein 25, protein MAGYEPPSSFHTPSLHNPDSDLDSKASPLKKETNTSRSSPTTGGRRPRGRPPGSKNKSKPPIIVTRDSPNALRTHILEVASGNDVVDSVSVYARRRGRGVCVLSGSGAVANVTLRQPTTGIVTLQGRFEILSLSGTVLPPPAPEGSGGLSIFLSGGQGHVVGGSVAGPLVAAGPVVLMAASFANAVFERLPLEEEEGGAASQSSEVTGGGGRVNEGGGLFNSASGNAGAAGNYPFAAHLFGLGGGGGGGANVRPQPPF, encoded by the coding sequence ATGGCTGGTTACGAGCCCCCAAGTTCGTTTCATACCCCTTCTCTCCACAACCCTGATTCAGACCTAGATTCCAAGGCCTCCCCTCTCAAGAAAGAGACAAACACAAGCAGAAGCTCCCCCACCACGGGGGGCCGGCGCCCCCGGGGGCGGCCCCCGGGATCCAAGAACAAATCCAAGCCCCCAATAATCGTGACGCGCGACAGCCCCAACGCGCTCAGGACCCACATCCTCGAGGTCGCCTCGGGAAACGACGTCGTCGACAGCGTCTCCGTCTACGCGCGCCGCCGGGGGAGGGGCGTCTGCGTGCTCAGCGGCAGCGGCGCCGTGGCCAACGTCACCCTGCGCCAGCCCACCACCGGCATCGTGACGCTGCAGGGCCGATTCGAGATCCTGTCGCTGTCGGGGACGGTGCTGCCGCCGCCGGCGCCGGAGGGGTCCGGCGGCCTGTCGATATTTCTCTCCGGCGGGCAGGGGCATGTGGTCGGCGGGAGCGTGGCGGGCCCGCTGGTGGCGGCGGGGCCGGTGGTTTTGATGGCGGCGTCGTTCGCGAATGCGGTGTTTGAGCGGTTGCctttggaggaggaggagggcggCGCGGCTTCGCAGTCTTCTGAAGTGACTGGCGGTGGTGGGCGGGTTAATGAGGGCGGCGGTTTGTTCAACTCGGCAAGTGGGAATGCGGGGGCGGCGGGGAATTATCCGTTTGCAGCTCATTTGTTTGGTTtgggcggtggcggtggcggtggagCTAATGTAAGGCCACAACCACCGTTTTGA
- the LOC131010270 gene encoding uncharacterized protein LOC131010270, producing the protein MASNENFDDSSPSFDPFDYTKFDEMHENHVLQNRRIDSMIDYVAFQIPTLSLQPTNNTDRAPRRFIERRREQGHEGVFEQYFSNDPIYTPEVFRTRFRMRKPLFERIMNKLVATDKFFQQKRDATGRLGMSSIQKCTAAMRVLAYGIGADLHDEYIRMSAQTIRKSVEKFVQGVVHNFGGEYLRRPTEEDLAYLLYVGAQRGFPGRSGKTTIILEAVASQDLWIWHAFFGTLGPRNDINVLHQSPVFSDILEGRAPKVSYVINGHEKDMGYYLTDGIYPSWAAFVKSVNGPQTRKHQLFAQHQEAARKDVERAFGILQARFNFIKRPCLMWDRDMMGKVMLACIIMHNMIVEDERHTYLNYCDPTEFMEVTRFNSQSGDVEANDDPNFEFSTERIASLESYMRNRTQLRNREAHNALKNDLIEHIWQKFGDDN; encoded by the exons ATGGCATCAAATGAAAACTTTGATGATTCCAGTCCTAGCTTTGATCCTTTCGATTACACCAAATTTGATGAAATGCATGAAAATCATGTATTACAAAATCGACGCATTGACTCCATGATCGATTATGTGGCTTTTCAGATTCCAACTCTATCTTTACAACCTACAAACAACACTGATAGAGCACCACGACGATTTATTGAACGTCGTCGTGAGCAAGGCCATGAAGGTGTGTTCGAGCAATACTTTTCAAACGATCCAATCTACACTCCTGAAGTTTTCCGAACAAGGTTTCGCATGCGAAAGCCATTATTCGAAAGAATAATGAACAAACTCGTTGCCACAGACAAATTTTTCCAACAAAAACGTGATGCGACTGGTCGGTTAGGTATGTCTTCCATTCAAAAGTGTACTGCAGCGATGAGAGTATTGGCATACGGAATAGGAGCAGACTTGCACGATGAATACATTAGGATGAGCGCACAAACTATAAGAAAATCCGTTGAAAAATTCGTGCAAGGTGTAGTTCACAACTTCGGTGGGGAGTACCTCAGAAGGCCAACCGAAGAAGATCTTGCTTATCTGTTGTATGTTGGTGCTCAACGCGGTTTTCCTG GAAGAAGCGGTAAGACAACAATAATCTTGGAAGCAGTTGCATCTCAAGACTTATGGATCTGGCACGCATTTTTTGGAACTCTAGGTCCGAGAAATGATATCAACGTGCTTCACCAATCGCCTGTTTTCTCAGATATATTGGAAGGTCGAGCACCAAaggttagttatgtgataaatgGCCATGAAAAAGATATGGGATATTATCTCACTGATGGTATATATCCTTCATGGGCAGCATTTGTCAAATCTGTTAATGGTCCACAAACTCGAAAACATCAACTGTTTGCTCAACATCAAGAGGCTGCTCGAAAAGATGTTGAGCGAGCATTTGGAATTTTACAAGCTCGTTTCAATTTTATCAAACGACCATGTCTCATGTGGGATCGTGATATGATGGGAAAAGTAATGCTTGCTTGCATCATTATGCACAATATGATAGTGGAAGACGAGCGGCATACTTACTTAAATTACTGTGATCCAACAGAATTTATGGAAGTTACAAGGTTTAATAGCCAAAGTGGAGATGTTGAAGCTAATGATGAtcctaattttgaattttccaCGGAACGGATTGCAAGTCTTGAAAGCTATATGAGGAACAGGACACAACTTCGTAACAGGGAAGCTCACAATGCTCTTAAAAATGACTTGATCGAGCATATTTGGCAAAAGTTTGGCGATGATAATTAA
- the LOC131010281 gene encoding glutathione S-transferase T3-like — MDPRNFFENPQNFSNSQDYYPNLDNIDSQVFGSGSNPQFPYDLTHENSTQENVHPTNTNTSSGPQGWNDQEDLALMYAWCTCSSDSIVGTNQNKANLWKRIRAMYEESRLDNSRLMGEKRSIESLRNRYKRLNANVTKWVGAYVEAYARKSSGMSDADVEKEAQIFYGTTKFTHHEIFEKVMRHHPNWELKLGSERTRARAIDDEDDVEEDRGSSKKSRTTEEDENPNNSTSETPVSETSTICRPAGRDKAKAKRKGKAKMSQQSIISEDFTAELQALRIVREKETDAINRMGEIRMQSTLMMSKWNVLNTLLGKSNLSPQEESMKNRLMAELFP; from the coding sequence ATGGATCCTAGAAATTTTTTTGAGAATCCTCAAAATTTCTCAAACTCCCAAGATTATTATCCTAATCTTGATAATATTGATAGCCAAGTTTTTGGATCTGGTTCAAACCCTCAATTTCCATATGATCTCACTCATGAAAATTCCACTCAAGAAAATGTCCACCccacaaacacaaacacctCCAGCGGTCCGCAAGGTTGGAATGATCAAGAAGATTTGGCTCTCATGTATGCTTGGTGTACTTGTAGCTCAGATTCAATTGTTGGCACTAATCAAAATAAGGCCAATTTGTGGAAACGCATTCGGGCAATGTATGAAGAATCTCGACTTGACAACTCGCGATTAATGGGAGAGAAAAGATCCATAGAGTCATTGAGAAATCGTTACAAGAGGTTGAATGCGAATGTAACCAAGTGGGTGGGTGCATATGTAGAAGCATATGCCAGAAAAAGTAGCGGCATGTCTGATGCAGATGTTGAGAAGGAAGCGCAAATTTTTTATGGAACAACTAAGTTTACGCACCAtgagatttttgaaaaagtcaTGCGTCATCATCCGAATTGGGAGCTGAAGTTAGGCAGTGAGCGTACGCGTGCCCGTGcaattgatgatgaagatgatgttGAAGAAGATCGTGGCAGttcaaaaaaatcaagaacCACTGAGGAAGATGAGAATCCAAACAACTCAACCTCTGAAACTCCTGTAAGTGAAACTTCAACAATCTGTCGTCCTGCTGGTAGAGATAAAgcaaaagcaaaaagaaaaggaaaagcaaAAATGTCACAACAATCGATTATTTCTGAGGATTTTACTGCAGAACTTCAAGCGCTGAGGATCGTACGTGAGAAGGAAACTGATGCAATTAACAGAATGGGAGAAATTAGGATGCAATCCACTTTGATGATGTCAAAATGGAATGTGCTTAACACATTGCTGGGTAAAAGCAACTTATCTCCTCAAGAAGAGTCTATGAAAAATCGACTGATGGCAGAATTATTTCCATAA